The following are encoded together in the Flavobacterium sp. TR2 genome:
- a CDS encoding ubiquinone biosynthesis protein COQ4 — translation MRDYLIEKLYECSKKPYQKYFKKNEPWNIDKTLLMDYPEETLGFGLGNFLYKNHFDIQEKLEDHDIIHVLTNTGVSVYEEIGMQYYLLGNGKKSLYLFMVITSGTIFYPKRMRYFIQQYKRGKKAHSFHYLDFSKMLFMPVQTIQQTFKI, via the coding sequence ATGAGAGATTATTTGATTGAAAAACTGTATGAATGTTCGAAAAAACCATATCAAAAATATTTCAAAAAGAATGAACCTTGGAATATTGATAAAACGCTTTTAATGGATTATCCTGAAGAAACCTTAGGATTTGGCTTGGGAAATTTTCTTTACAAAAACCATTTTGATATTCAGGAAAAACTAGAAGATCATGACATCATTCATGTCTTGACCAATACTGGAGTTTCAGTTTACGAAGAAATCGGTATGCAGTATTATCTGCTCGGAAATGGAAAGAAAAGCTTGTATCTGTTTATGGTTATAACAAGTGGAACTATATTTTATCCTAAACGCATGAGGTATTTCATTCAGCAGTATAAAAGAGGGAAAAAAGCACATTCATTTCATTATCTGGATTTTTCAAAAATGCTTTTTATGCCCGTTCAAACTATTCAGCAAACTTTTAAAATATAA
- a CDS encoding discoidin domain-containing protein — translation MKKICKKLSSIVLLSMLFGSGLSAQNSGKTEWFDPSRPATTYCNPINIGYNFTTHNHNGIPESRRSSADPVIITYKGEYYLFATNQAGFFWSKDMSDWNFVYGSFQRQPGDDDQCAPAAWVVNDTLFYVGSTWKRDHPIWKTADPKSGRWTRHVDKAMLPTWDPAIFQDDDKKVYMYYGSSGKLPLVGVEVDYKTWLPKGNQADYATLYKATEVEDIQKPYGQIKEVAVLEPSAHGWERFGPNNDMEPAPWGNFIEGAWMTKHNGKYYMQYGAPATEFKGYANGVHVGDNPLGPFTYQKHNPMSYKPGGFVIGAGHGNTFADNYGNYWNTGTCKISIKDRFERRIDMFPAGFDKDDVMYSITAYGDFPIVLPTSERDQTKGASSGWMLLSYKKPVTVSSSEECMEVETHRMDHGGKKVYEKFCYGPENLTDENIQTYWSAKTSNPGEWLQMDLGRQMEINALQINYADHKATQFNKAMDIYYQYKIFMSDDAQNWTLVVDKSRNDKDAPHDYVELTKPFKARYIKMENIHNASGLFAISDFRVFGNGLAAKPKAVASFKVDRNKADSRNAMISWKKQTDAIGYNIYYGIAPDKLYNSIMVYGDNTYDFRGLDKGTKYYFTIEPFNENGIGTKNKIIEVK, via the coding sequence ATGAAAAAGATATGTAAAAAACTCTCGTCTATTGTATTGCTTTCGATGCTTTTCGGAAGCGGTCTTTCGGCACAAAATTCTGGCAAGACAGAATGGTTTGATCCCAGCAGACCCGCAACAACCTATTGTAATCCTATAAATATTGGATACAATTTCACTACCCATAATCATAACGGAATTCCAGAATCGCGCCGTTCTAGTGCCGATCCTGTAATTATTACTTACAAAGGCGAATATTATTTATTTGCGACAAATCAGGCAGGTTTCTTTTGGAGCAAAGATATGTCAGATTGGAATTTTGTTTACGGAAGCTTCCAAAGACAGCCGGGCGATGACGATCAATGTGCTCCAGCAGCTTGGGTTGTAAATGACACTTTATTTTATGTAGGTTCAACTTGGAAGAGAGATCATCCGATTTGGAAAACTGCTGACCCAAAATCAGGAAGATGGACACGCCACGTAGACAAAGCAATGCTGCCTACTTGGGATCCGGCGATTTTTCAAGACGATGACAAAAAAGTCTATATGTATTACGGATCAAGCGGGAAATTACCGCTTGTAGGGGTTGAGGTAGATTATAAAACTTGGCTTCCAAAAGGGAATCAGGCAGATTATGCAACGCTGTACAAAGCCACTGAGGTTGAAGATATTCAGAAACCTTACGGTCAAATTAAAGAAGTTGCCGTTTTAGAACCTTCAGCACATGGCTGGGAGCGTTTTGGACCAAACAACGATATGGAACCAGCACCGTGGGGTAACTTTATTGAAGGCGCTTGGATGACCAAACACAACGGAAAATATTATATGCAATATGGAGCGCCTGCAACCGAATTTAAAGGTTATGCAAATGGTGTTCACGTTGGAGATAATCCGTTAGGGCCATTTACATACCAAAAACACAATCCGATGTCTTATAAGCCAGGCGGATTTGTGATTGGTGCTGGACACGGAAACACTTTTGCAGATAATTACGGCAATTACTGGAATACTGGAACGTGCAAAATTTCAATAAAAGATCGTTTTGAGCGCCGTATTGATATGTTTCCTGCCGGATTTGACAAAGATGATGTCATGTATTCTATTACAGCTTATGGAGATTTTCCAATTGTGCTGCCTACAAGCGAGCGCGATCAGACAAAAGGCGCTTCGTCTGGATGGATGCTCCTGTCGTATAAAAAGCCAGTAACAGTTTCGTCTTCTGAAGAATGCATGGAAGTTGAAACGCACAGAATGGATCATGGAGGTAAAAAAGTATATGAGAAATTCTGTTACGGACCTGAAAATCTAACAGACGAAAACATTCAAACCTATTGGTCTGCTAAAACAAGCAATCCGGGCGAATGGCTTCAAATGGATTTAGGAAGGCAAATGGAAATCAATGCGTTGCAAATAAACTATGCAGATCATAAAGCAACACAGTTTAATAAAGCGATGGACATTTATTATCAATACAAAATATTCATGTCTGATGACGCTCAAAATTGGACTTTGGTGGTTGATAAATCTAGAAATGATAAAGATGCACCTCACGACTATGTAGAGCTTACAAAACCGTTTAAAGCGCGTTACATTAAAATGGAAAACATCCATAATGCCTCTGGATTGTTTGCAATTTCAGATTTTAGAGTTTTTGGAAACGGATTGGCGGCTAAACCAAAAGCAGTTGCTTCCTTTAAAGTAGACAGAAACAAGGCAGATTCTCGAAATGCCATGATTTCATGGAAAAAGCAGACAGATGCAATTGGTTATAACATTTATTACGGAATTGCTCCTGATAAATTGTACAACAGCATTATGGTGTACGGCGATAATACATACGATTTTAGAGGTTTGGATAAAGGGACAAAATACTATTTCACTATCGAACCTTTTAATGAAAATGGTATTGGAACAAAAAATAAGATTATAGAAGTAAAATAA
- a CDS encoding YiiX family permuted papain-like enzyme: MKIKKYLFPIITFFLSFGCALFVAIKVFPNNPFTGTKEEKTAASKFKDGDLIFQTSESKQCEAVRIATHSEFSHCGIIYDINGKWFVFEAVQPVKLTPLEDWIKHGKDSKYLVKRLKDDNALSPQVLQKMKDYSQQFDGKEYDAYFEWTDNRIYCSELIWKIYKNAAGIELSKLRELKDFNLQDPRVQKILKERYGNAIPLEEKVVAPSDLADSNLLKTVVDTY, encoded by the coding sequence ATGAAAATTAAAAAATATCTATTCCCGATCATAACTTTCTTCTTAAGTTTTGGGTGCGCTCTATTTGTTGCGATAAAAGTTTTCCCAAACAATCCGTTTACAGGAACTAAAGAAGAAAAAACGGCTGCAAGTAAGTTTAAGGATGGAGATCTTATTTTTCAGACGTCAGAATCTAAACAATGCGAAGCAGTTCGAATTGCGACCCATTCTGAATTTTCTCATTGCGGCATTATTTATGACATAAACGGAAAATGGTTTGTTTTTGAAGCTGTTCAGCCAGTAAAGCTTACTCCGCTTGAAGACTGGATTAAACATGGAAAAGACAGCAAATATCTAGTAAAAAGATTAAAAGACGATAACGCTTTGAGTCCGCAGGTTTTACAGAAAATGAAAGATTACAGCCAACAGTTTGACGGCAAAGAATATGACGCTTATTTTGAATGGACTGACAACAGAATATATTGCTCTGAATTGATCTGGAAGATTTATAAAAATGCGGCAGGAATCGAATTATCTAAACTTAGGGAGCTGAAAGATTTTAATTTACAAGATCCAAGAGTTCAGAAAATACTGAAAGAACGTTACGGCAACGCAATTCCATTAGAAGAAAAAGTTGTTGCCCCTTCTGATCTTGCCGATTCTAATCTATTGAAAACAGTAGTAGACACTTATTAA
- a CDS encoding lysoplasmalogenase, whose translation MRNSSFFKIYLAFSAVYLIILLSGYERFDLFLKPILIPIIGFGAYFYRKFPTQNILLAALALSWLGDVVLLFTELGEIYFILGLVFFLTAHIVYCILFNKQKRIRKKQNKPLFIFGSILIAFYLIGMVYVLMPYLGDLEIPVAVYASVISIMLLFAFNGFLVWEKPGNLLVFLGAAFFIISDSILAVNKFYAPIPKSSFFIMLTYLLAQYLIVVGILKLNPKKAEQTV comes from the coding sequence ATGAGAAACTCTTCCTTTTTTAAAATTTACTTGGCATTTAGCGCAGTCTACCTCATCATTCTTCTTTCTGGATACGAGCGATTTGATCTTTTTCTTAAGCCCATTCTGATACCAATTATAGGGTTTGGAGCTTACTTCTACAGAAAATTTCCGACCCAGAATATTTTATTGGCTGCACTTGCGCTTTCTTGGCTTGGAGATGTCGTTTTGCTTTTTACAGAACTTGGAGAGATTTATTTTATTCTAGGACTTGTATTTTTTCTGACAGCGCATATAGTCTACTGCATCCTTTTTAATAAACAGAAGAGAATTAGAAAAAAACAAAACAAACCACTTTTTATTTTCGGAAGCATTCTAATCGCATTTTACTTAATTGGGATGGTTTATGTTTTAATGCCTTATTTAGGAGATCTCGAAATTCCTGTTGCTGTCTATGCTTCTGTAATTTCAATCATGCTTTTATTTGCTTTCAACGGATTTTTGGTCTGGGAAAAACCAGGCAATCTACTGGTGTTTTTAGGCGCTGCTTTTTTTATTATTTCTGACAGCATTCTGGCGGTCAATAAATTTTATGCGCCAATTCCAAAAAGTTCCTTTTTTATTATGCTGACTTATCTTCTGGCACAATATCTGATTGTAGTTGGTATTTTAAAACTAAACCCGAAAAAAGCAGAACAGACCGTTTAA
- the bglX gene encoding beta-glucosidase BglX, whose protein sequence is MKNKLVLLFLGCAVLGYAQKKPAKNTVKIKPKSEFVAELMSKMTLDEKLGQLNLPTSGDITTGQASSSNVAKNIAEGKVGGLFNIKSVQKIKEVQKIAVEKSRLKIPLLFGMDVIHGYETTFPIPLGLSCTWDMGLIERSAQIAAKEASADGINWTFSPMVDISRDPRWGRVSEGSGEDPYLGSQIAKAMVNGYQQRDLSKNNSILACVKHFALYGAPEAGRDYNTVDMSHIRMFNDYFPPYKAAVDAGVGSVMASFNEVDGIPATGNKWLMTDVLRKQWGFKGFVVTDFTGIPEMIPHGMGDLQQVSALALNAGVEMDMVGEGFLGTLKKSLDEGKVKIETIDNAVKLILEAKYDLGLFQDPYKYCDEKRAKTEIFTTDSRKEAREIAAQSLVLLKNQNQLLPLKKSGTIGLIGPLADAKENMPGTWSVATKMENAVSLLRGIKEVAGAGTKVLYAKGSNLDYDETFETNATMFGKTLHRDARTKEELLAEALKVAEQSDVIVAALGESAEMSGESSSRTNLEIPQAQKDLLNALLKTGKPVVLVLFDGRPLVITDEEKTVPAILNVWFAGTEAGYAIADVLFGDVNPSGKLTSTFPRSVGQLPIYYAHKNTGRPLSNTEGKFEKFRSNYIDERNEPLFPFGFGLSYTTFDYSNLKISSDKMNASGKLKVTVDVTNTGNFDGKETVQLYIRDLVGSVTRPVRELKGFQKIALKKGEKQTVSFDITVEDLKFYNSDLQFVAEPGQFDIFVGGNSNADKKVSFELTK, encoded by the coding sequence ATGAAAAACAAATTAGTCTTACTTTTTTTAGGATGCGCTGTTTTGGGTTATGCCCAAAAAAAGCCAGCTAAAAATACAGTGAAAATTAAACCAAAGTCTGAATTTGTGGCGGAATTAATGTCAAAAATGACTTTAGACGAGAAATTGGGCCAGTTAAATTTGCCAACATCTGGAGACATAACAACAGGTCAGGCAAGCAGCTCAAATGTGGCAAAAAATATTGCTGAAGGAAAAGTGGGCGGTTTGTTCAACATTAAATCAGTTCAAAAAATTAAAGAAGTACAGAAAATTGCTGTTGAGAAAAGCCGTTTGAAAATTCCATTGCTTTTTGGTATGGATGTAATTCACGGTTACGAAACAACATTTCCAATTCCGCTTGGATTGTCTTGTACTTGGGATATGGGCTTAATCGAAAGAAGTGCTCAAATTGCGGCAAAAGAAGCGAGTGCAGACGGAATCAACTGGACATTCTCTCCAATGGTTGACATTTCTCGTGACCCAAGATGGGGAAGAGTTTCTGAAGGTTCAGGAGAAGATCCGTACTTAGGAAGCCAAATTGCAAAAGCGATGGTAAACGGTTACCAGCAGCGCGATCTTTCTAAAAACAATTCAATTTTAGCTTGCGTTAAACACTTCGCATTATACGGAGCTCCAGAAGCTGGACGTGATTACAACACCGTAGACATGAGCCACATCAGAATGTTTAACGATTATTTTCCTCCGTACAAAGCAGCAGTTGACGCAGGTGTAGGATCTGTAATGGCTTCTTTCAACGAAGTTGACGGAATTCCTGCAACTGGAAACAAATGGTTAATGACAGATGTTTTAAGAAAACAATGGGGGTTCAAAGGATTTGTAGTAACAGATTTTACAGGTATTCCTGAAATGATTCCTCACGGAATGGGAGATCTACAGCAAGTTTCAGCTTTGGCTTTAAATGCAGGAGTTGAAATGGATATGGTTGGAGAAGGTTTCTTAGGAACTTTGAAAAAATCTTTAGACGAAGGAAAAGTAAAAATCGAAACTATCGATAATGCTGTAAAACTTATTCTAGAAGCAAAATACGATTTAGGATTGTTCCAAGACCCATACAAATACTGTGATGAAAAAAGAGCTAAAACTGAAATTTTCACTACAGACAGCAGAAAAGAAGCACGTGAAATTGCAGCACAATCTTTAGTATTATTAAAAAACCAAAATCAGTTGTTGCCGCTTAAAAAATCTGGAACAATTGGCTTGATCGGTCCATTGGCAGACGCTAAAGAAAATATGCCAGGAACTTGGAGTGTGGCTACAAAAATGGAAAATGCCGTTTCATTATTGAGAGGTATCAAAGAAGTTGCTGGAGCTGGAACTAAAGTTTTATATGCTAAAGGAAGCAATTTAGATTACGATGAAACTTTTGAAACGAATGCAACAATGTTCGGTAAGACATTACACCGTGATGCTCGTACAAAAGAAGAATTATTGGCAGAAGCTTTAAAAGTAGCAGAACAGTCAGATGTAATTGTAGCAGCTTTGGGAGAATCTGCTGAAATGAGCGGAGAATCAAGCAGCCGTACAAACTTAGAAATTCCACAAGCGCAAAAAGATTTATTAAACGCTTTATTGAAAACAGGAAAACCAGTTGTTTTAGTTTTATTTGACGGACGTCCGTTGGTAATTACTGACGAAGAAAAAACAGTTCCTGCAATCTTAAACGTTTGGTTTGCCGGTACAGAAGCTGGTTATGCTATCGCTGACGTATTGTTTGGAGACGTAAACCCTTCAGGAAAATTGACTTCAACTTTCCCAAGAAGCGTTGGTCAATTGCCAATTTACTATGCACACAAAAATACAGGAAGACCGCTTTCTAACACAGAAGGTAAATTCGAAAAATTTAGATCAAATTATATTGACGAAAGAAACGAGCCTTTATTTCCATTCGGATTTGGTTTAAGCTACACTACTTTCGATTACTCAAACTTGAAAATTTCTTCAGATAAAATGAATGCATCTGGAAAATTGAAAGTAACTGTTGATGTAACAAACACTGGAAATTTTGACGGAAAAGAAACGGTTCAATTATACATTAGAGATTTAGTTGGTTCGGTAACAAGACCAGTAAGAGAGCTAAAAGGATTCCAAAAAATAGCACTTAAAAAAGGTGAGAAACAAACCGTAAGTTTTGACATTACTGTTGAAGATTTAAAATTCTATAACTCTGATTTGCAATTTGTAGCAGAGCCTGGGCAGTTTGATATTTTTGTTGGAGGAAATTCAAACGCCGATAAGAAAGTTAGTTTTGAGTTAACTAAATAG
- a CDS encoding sterol desaturase family protein yields MEEYGKILIIAMPVFLALIVIEKIYGIYKKNDTAPLIDSVSSISSGITNSVKDVLGLSVTFLSYEWLVSKIALQHLEANVLSYCIAFFVIDFYGYWSHRLAHQINFLWNKHAIHHSSEEFNLACALRQPIASLVNLFTFLLIPAALLGVPASVIAITLPIHLFLQFWYHTKHIKKMGFVEYILVTPSHHRVHHAINPEYLDKNHSQIFIFWDKLFGTFQEELDDVPPVFGITRPANTWNPIKINFQHLSLLIKDAWRVPKWKDKLTIWFKPTGWRPENFEEKYPVNKIENVFNFEKYGTQNSQKLIYWSVAQVLITLLFVSYLFDNIAKIGLPNIFIYGFFIFITIYSYTELMDKNKFALLWEGIRLGIVICIIGFYGDWFGLNRVIPISNYIIFSYLILSFLTTFYFVNFDFKTNQNQYITS; encoded by the coding sequence ATGGAAGAATACGGAAAGATATTGATTATTGCAATGCCGGTTTTTTTAGCCTTAATTGTTATTGAAAAAATTTACGGCATTTATAAAAAAAATGATACTGCTCCATTAATAGACAGTGTATCAAGCATCAGCTCTGGCATTACCAATTCGGTTAAAGATGTTTTGGGACTGAGCGTTACTTTTCTTTCGTATGAATGGCTGGTTTCTAAAATTGCATTGCAGCATTTAGAAGCCAATGTCCTCTCCTATTGCATCGCCTTTTTTGTAATTGACTTTTATGGCTATTGGAGCCATCGTCTGGCGCATCAGATTAATTTTCTTTGGAACAAACACGCCATACACCATAGCAGTGAAGAATTTAATCTTGCGTGCGCACTGCGACAGCCCATTGCAAGTCTCGTCAACTTGTTTACCTTTTTATTGATACCGGCAGCTTTATTGGGCGTTCCTGCTTCTGTTATTGCAATTACGCTTCCTATTCATTTGTTTTTACAGTTTTGGTATCATACCAAACACATTAAGAAAATGGGTTTTGTCGAGTATATTTTAGTCACTCCATCTCATCACCGCGTGCATCATGCTATAAATCCGGAATATCTAGACAAAAACCATTCGCAGATTTTTATATTTTGGGATAAGCTTTTTGGTACTTTTCAAGAAGAATTAGACGATGTGCCGCCCGTTTTCGGAATCACTAGACCTGCCAATACATGGAATCCGATTAAAATCAATTTTCAGCATTTGAGCTTATTGATAAAAGACGCTTGGCGCGTTCCAAAGTGGAAAGACAAACTGACTATTTGGTTTAAACCAACAGGCTGGCGACCAGAAAACTTTGAAGAAAAATATCCTGTAAACAAAATTGAAAATGTTTTTAATTTTGAAAAATATGGCACACAAAACTCTCAAAAATTAATTTACTGGTCTGTTGCACAAGTATTAATAACATTACTATTTGTAAGCTATCTCTTTGACAACATAGCAAAAATTGGTCTTCCTAATATTTTTATCTACGGTTTTTTTATTTTTATAACCATATATAGCTATACAGAGTTAATGGACAAAAATAAGTTTGCTCTTTTATGGGAAGGAATCCGATTAGGAATCGTAATTTGTATTATTGGGTTTTATGGAGACTGGTTTGGTTTAAATCGTGTAATTCCAATTAGCAATTATATTATTTTCTCTTACCTGATCTTATCTTTTTTAACAACATTTTATTTTGTTAATTTTGACTTTAAAACCAACCAAAACCAATACATCACTTCATAA
- a CDS encoding glycerophosphodiester phosphodiesterase family protein → MNTFKIFSAVCLIAFSSSYAQKNAIVAHRGAWKKNNLPENSIASLRHAIDLKLPGSEFDVWRTADDSLVINHDAHYNKLLIEETNYADLIKFKLSNGEKLPTLREYISEGMRNNKHTLLVCEIKPSEISKERGQKTGVAAVETIKKLKADKNTCYISFDYDILKKIREIDSKTSLQYLEGNKSPKEVKADKINGVDYHYSVFQKHPEWIQEAKDNKVILNAWTVNEAKDMDWLIAHQFNYITTNEPELLKERKKLKK, encoded by the coding sequence ATGAATACTTTTAAAATATTTAGTGCCGTTTGTCTTATTGCTTTTTCGTCTAGTTATGCACAAAAAAATGCAATAGTGGCACATCGAGGAGCTTGGAAAAAGAATAATCTTCCTGAAAATTCAATCGCATCATTAAGACACGCCATTGATTTAAAATTGCCGGGATCAGAGTTTGACGTTTGGAGAACAGCAGATGATTCGCTTGTGATCAACCACGATGCGCATTACAACAAACTGCTAATTGAAGAAACAAATTATGCAGATTTGATAAAGTTTAAGCTTTCTAACGGAGAAAAATTGCCAACCCTTCGTGAATACATTTCAGAAGGAATGAGAAACAATAAACACACACTTTTGGTTTGCGAAATAAAACCATCAGAAATAAGTAAAGAAAGAGGACAAAAAACGGGTGTAGCAGCAGTCGAAACCATTAAAAAATTAAAAGCCGATAAAAATACCTGCTACATCAGTTTTGATTATGATATTCTAAAGAAAATCAGAGAAATAGATTCTAAAACTTCTCTGCAGTATTTAGAAGGAAATAAATCTCCAAAAGAAGTCAAAGCAGATAAAATTAACGGAGTAGATTATCATTATTCAGTCTTTCAAAAACATCCAGAATGGATTCAGGAAGCAAAGGACAATAAAGTGATTTTAAATGCTTGGACCGTTAATGAGGCGAAAGACATGGATTGGCTCATTGCGCACCAATTCAATTACATTACTACAAACGAACCCGAACTTTTAAAGGAGAGAAAAAAACTTAAAAAGTAA
- a CDS encoding 2-dehydro-3-deoxyphosphooctonate aldolase, which translates to MKKIALFIVLLISASSCVSTKSTLKNVDDNAPDLILKHDNTFSITQFAKDKKYGYDPDYPVNIFFQNTNNEALNETRFLNALAGPNGEKITYTRLETCCPFPTKRSNMGAGFLNVYELKWEGQKKPVKLYLNIYEKGILMVPMGLRLK; encoded by the coding sequence ATGAAAAAAATAGCTCTTTTTATAGTTTTATTAATCAGCGCTTCTTCCTGCGTAAGTACAAAATCAACCTTAAAGAATGTTGATGACAATGCGCCAGATTTGATTTTAAAGCATGACAATACTTTCTCCATAACGCAATTTGCGAAAGACAAAAAGTATGGTTATGACCCTGATTATCCTGTTAATATTTTTTTTCAAAACACTAACAATGAAGCTTTAAACGAAACTCGTTTTTTAAATGCCTTAGCTGGTCCAAATGGTGAAAAAATAACGTATACCAGATTGGAAACCTGCTGCCCATTTCCTACCAAAAGAAGCAATATGGGCGCTGGATTTTTGAATGTCTACGAATTAAAATGGGAAGGACAGAAAAAACCGGTAAAACTGTATTTGAATATTTATGAAAAAGGAATTTTAATGGTTCCGATGGGATTGAGATTAAAATAA
- a CDS encoding M20/M25/M40 family metallo-hydrolase, whose protein sequence is MKKTILLTALVLNGLTSFAQTNDEKNIKLFYKKALTEAKCYTWLEYLSNDIGARLSGSKGAEQAVEYTKRQLESLGLDKVYLQEVMVPHWVRGEKETAYILDGKVKTNVPICALGGSVATPKTGLTAEIIEVQGIKELAELGADKVKGKIVFYNRPMNPENIETFTSYGACVDQRYAGAKEAAKLGAVGTIVRSMNLRLDDFPHTGAQSYGDLPKAQYIPTAAISTNGAELLSKSLKANPALKFYFKQSCETLPDALSYNVIGELTGSVTPENIMVVGGHLDSWDLADGSHDDGAGVVQSMEVIRILKNLNYKPKNTIRVVLFMNEENGGKGGAKYEEVSKQNKENHIFALESDSGGFSPRGFSIEADDANLKKIQGYKDLFEPYLVHSFTIGHAGSDINHLTSQAIVKAGLKPDSQRYFDYHHAANDKFDAINKRELELGAATMTSLMYLLDQNGIETKKAN, encoded by the coding sequence ATGAAAAAAACGATTCTTTTAACTGCTTTAGTTTTAAACGGATTGACATCTTTTGCTCAGACAAATGATGAAAAAAACATCAAATTATTTTACAAAAAAGCTTTAACCGAAGCAAAATGCTACACTTGGCTAGAATATTTGTCAAATGATATCGGCGCTCGTTTGTCTGGATCTAAAGGTGCAGAACAAGCAGTTGAGTACACTAAAAGACAACTGGAAAGCTTAGGGCTTGATAAAGTATATTTACAAGAAGTTATGGTGCCTCATTGGGTTCGCGGCGAAAAAGAAACAGCGTATATCCTTGACGGAAAAGTAAAAACCAATGTGCCAATTTGCGCATTGGGAGGTTCGGTTGCGACACCAAAAACAGGTCTTACAGCTGAAATAATCGAAGTACAGGGAATAAAAGAATTAGCTGAACTTGGAGCCGATAAAGTAAAAGGCAAAATCGTTTTCTACAACAGACCAATGAACCCCGAAAACATTGAAACTTTTACTTCTTATGGAGCTTGCGTTGACCAAAGATACGCTGGAGCAAAAGAAGCGGCAAAACTCGGAGCCGTTGGAACAATTGTTCGTTCTATGAATTTGCGTTTAGACGATTTTCCTCATACTGGAGCTCAAAGCTATGGCGATTTGCCAAAAGCACAATACATTCCGACAGCGGCAATCAGCACAAATGGAGCAGAATTGTTGAGCAAATCTTTAAAAGCAAATCCAGCTTTGAAATTTTACTTCAAGCAATCTTGCGAAACGTTGCCAGACGCATTGTCTTATAACGTAATTGGCGAATTGACAGGAAGCGTAACTCCAGAAAACATTATGGTTGTTGGGGGACATTTAGATTCTTGGGATCTAGCTGACGGTTCTCATGATGATGGAGCAGGAGTAGTGCAGAGTATGGAAGTGATTCGTATTTTGAAAAACTTAAACTATAAGCCTAAAAATACCATTCGTGTAGTATTGTTTATGAATGAAGAGAATGGAGGAAAAGGAGGCGCTAAATACGAAGAGGTCTCAAAACAAAACAAAGAGAACCATATTTTTGCTTTAGAAAGTGATTCAGGAGGATTTTCTCCAAGAGGATTTTCAATTGAAGCTGACGATGCTAATCTGAAAAAGATACAAGGTTACAAAGATCTTTTTGAGCCTTATTTGGTGCACAGTTTTACAATTGGCCATGCCGGTTCAGACATTAATCATCTAACTTCACAAGCAATTGTAAAAGCAGGTTTAAAACCAGATTCTCAGCGTTATTTCGATTATCACCACGCAGCAAACGATAAATTTGATGCCATCAACAAGAGAGAATTGGAGCTGGGAGCGGCAACAATGACTTCCTTGATGTATTTGTTAGATCAAAACGGAATCGAAACTAAGAAAGCAAATTAA
- the kdsA gene encoding 3-deoxy-8-phosphooctulonate synthase — MNLQHIPQIKHTDSGNFFLLAGPCAIEGEEMALRIAEKLVGITDNLQIPYVFKGSFKKANRSRIDSFSGIGDEKALKILRKVSETFHVPTVTDIHTNEDADKAAQYVDVLQIPAFLVRQTDLVVAAANTGKTVNLKKGQFMSPESMKHAVQKVLDCNNENVMVTDRGTMFGYQDMIVDFRGIPTMQQYASTVLDVTHSLQQPNQTAGVTGGRPDMIETVAKAGIAVGVDGIFIETHFDPANAKSDGANMLHLDYFEGLMNKLVAIRKTVNAF, encoded by the coding sequence ATGAACTTACAACATATTCCACAAATTAAGCATACTGACAGCGGGAATTTCTTTTTATTGGCGGGGCCTTGCGCTATCGAAGGAGAAGAAATGGCGCTAAGAATTGCTGAAAAATTAGTTGGCATTACCGACAATCTACAGATTCCTTACGTATTTAAAGGATCTTTCAAAAAAGCAAACCGTTCTAGAATTGACAGTTTTTCTGGAATTGGTGACGAAAAAGCATTAAAAATCTTAAGAAAAGTTTCTGAAACTTTTCATGTTCCAACCGTAACAGACATTCATACAAATGAGGATGCAGACAAAGCAGCCCAATATGTAGATGTATTGCAAATTCCTGCTTTCCTAGTGCGTCAGACTGATCTTGTTGTAGCTGCGGCAAATACAGGAAAAACGGTAAACTTGAAGAAAGGACAATTTATGAGTCCAGAAAGCATGAAACACGCGGTTCAAAAAGTGCTAGACTGCAATAATGAGAATGTTATGGTGACAGATCGCGGCACCATGTTTGGCTACCAAGACATGATTGTCGATTTTAGAGGAATTCCTACTATGCAGCAATATGCCTCTACAGTTTTGGACGTAACACACTCATTGCAACAGCCAAACCAAACAGCGGGAGTTACAGGAGGAAGACCAGACATGATCGAAACCGTTGCAAAAGCCGGAATCGCGGTTGGTGTTGACGGTATTTTTATCGAAACGCATTTTGATCCTGCAAATGCAAAAAGTGATGGCGCTAATATGCTTCATTTAGACTATTTTGAAGGTTTAATGAATAAGTTGGTTGCGATCAGAAAAACAGTTAACGCATTTTAA